The following is a genomic window from Takifugu rubripes chromosome 13, fTakRub1.2, whole genome shotgun sequence.
GGAAATGCGGCTTTTTACCTGAAAATGTTCTAAAATGAAAAGGACAAAACCCTCAAAGGATATAAAAGTCACAGACTTGGTCAAACTCGTTTTcgggggaaaataaaataaaatggggggaaaaacagagcTGATTAACTTGGTCAAAGGCGTTTTCgccaaatgaaaaaaaaaagttttagaaTGAGAAGCGTCGCGATGTTGGGTGAGTAAATGAGCTGCGATCTGTCACGATAATGCCGAGGACTCACATGAAAAACTCCGGGGATGAGGGGTTGTTGTCGCTGCTCGATCCGTTTTCTCTGAAACCGTTGCTGATCAGCTTCTCATACTTTTCTTTGTACGCGTCTCTCTCCCGGACCAGCCTGGAGATCTCCTGTTTGAGGTGATCGACCTGCTGGATGAGCTGcgtcttctctccctccaggaTGTGCCGCTGCTGGACCCGCTTGTACCGGCAGGACTGAGCGTAGCCTCTGTTCTTTAGGGTCCTCCTTTTCTGTTTCAACCGAATCACCTCTTCCTTGTTGACCCCCCGTAGCTGCCGGTTGAGCTCCCGCACGGACATGGTGACCAGCTGCTCGTCGGAGAACCGGTCGTCCATGCGCATGTGTGGGTGAACTGTCCCAGAAGTGCCGTTGGACTGGACGCCGGGTACCTGGTGGTGGCCGTTgccgtggtggtggtgatggtgatggtggtgctgccCTCCGTTCTGAGCCGCCGCCGCGGCGATGACTGCCGACACTACCGCCGCTGCGGACCCCATCTCTTCGCCGGCCATGG
Proteins encoded in this region:
- the mafa gene encoding transcription factor Maf — protein: MASELAMSNSDLPTSPLAMEYVNDFDLMKFEVKKEPVEPDRNISQCSRLIAGGSLSSTPMSTPCSSVPPSPSFSAPSPGSGSEQKTHIEDFYWMSGYQQQLNPEALGFSPEDAVEALINSSHPLQSFDGYARGQQFSGAAGAGGAMAGEEMGSAAAVVSAVIAAAAAQNGGQHHHHHHHHHGNGHHQVPGVQSNGTSGTVHPHMRMDDRFSDEQLVTMSVRELNRQLRGVNKEEVIRLKQKRRTLKNRGYAQSCRYKRVQQRHILEGEKTQLIQQVDHLKQEISRLVRERDAYKEKYEKLISNGFRENGSSSDNNPSSPEFFMSSRKFLHL